The following proteins are co-located in the Methylomonas sp. 11b genome:
- a CDS encoding GGDEF/EAL domain-containing response regulator: MNKDKSLSLNPRPTILVVDDLPENIHGLLEALKDDYGIMVATEGMRAVELAQGPTPPDLVLLDVRMPGMDGYEVCRRLKSDPRTAGIPILFVTIVEASIEKIRGFSMGAADFITKPFDIDEVRARVKTHLELSRLRRALEGRVKRLNEYRHATDVSNIVFRTDPHGVITFVNDAFVQTYGYTREEVIGKTSRILKDPDAAPGLHRELWNTILGGAIWRGTYSNLTKSGEVIYINNTIVPILDADGAIREFISTSVNVTHLIKQEELIREQTTDALTGLPNRVKLMQDLANAEQSMLGMINIDQFKAINDFYGLRNGDKVLLEIGERLQKMSCADAQAYRIGGDLFALLSKNGGDPGGFEQLIDRIIKHLESEAIDCGEDKINIRVTAGICSGADNPYTHAALALERARIERRDYLIYTDQMQIKSHYKDNIHWSQKIRSALADGRIVPFYQPIVDNRSGKVVKYEALMRMIDEDGNVIPPSFLGVAKRTRQYTALTRTMIEQVVQALPDSEEEMSINLTVEDIIDANTVSFIAEKLSQPGVGSRIVLEITESEGIESYEDVREFVNRMKGYGCQFAIDDFGSGYSNFVHLLRLKIDYLKIDGSIIMNIIDNPDSEVIARVIVDAARRLGMRTVAEFVGSAEIQAKVVELGIDFSQGFYLGKPVPQPLGTPRHD, encoded by the coding sequence ATGAACAAAGACAAATCCCTATCGCTCAATCCCAGGCCGACTATTTTGGTGGTAGATGATCTTCCCGAAAATATCCACGGTTTACTCGAAGCACTTAAGGATGATTACGGCATTATGGTGGCAACAGAAGGCATGCGCGCGGTGGAGTTGGCGCAAGGCCCGACGCCGCCTGATTTGGTATTGCTGGACGTCAGAATGCCGGGTATGGATGGCTATGAGGTTTGTAGGCGGCTTAAGAGCGATCCTAGAACCGCGGGGATACCCATCCTCTTTGTGACGATAGTCGAAGCGTCCATCGAAAAAATTCGCGGTTTTTCGATGGGCGCCGCCGATTTTATTACCAAGCCGTTCGACATCGATGAAGTAAGGGCCAGGGTCAAAACGCATCTGGAACTGAGCCGCTTACGCCGCGCTCTGGAAGGTCGGGTCAAACGTCTGAACGAATACCGGCATGCCACGGATGTGTCCAATATCGTATTCCGGACCGATCCGCATGGCGTGATCACCTTTGTAAACGATGCCTTTGTGCAAACCTACGGTTACACCCGCGAGGAAGTGATTGGCAAAACCAGTCGGATTCTCAAAGATCCCGACGCGGCTCCCGGTCTGCATAGAGAATTATGGAACACGATTCTAGGCGGAGCAATCTGGCGCGGCACCTACAGCAACCTGACTAAAAGCGGCGAGGTGATTTACATCAACAACACCATCGTGCCCATCCTCGACGCCGACGGCGCGATTCGCGAGTTTATCTCCACCAGCGTGAATGTCACTCATTTAATCAAACAGGAAGAGTTGATTCGGGAACAGACCACGGACGCGTTAACCGGTTTGCCCAATCGAGTGAAATTGATGCAGGATTTGGCAAATGCCGAGCAATCGATGCTGGGTATGATCAATATCGATCAATTCAAAGCCATCAATGATTTTTACGGTTTGCGCAACGGCGATAAAGTCTTGTTGGAAATTGGCGAGCGTTTGCAAAAAATGAGCTGCGCCGATGCGCAGGCTTATCGCATCGGCGGCGATTTGTTTGCGTTGCTCTCAAAAAACGGTGGCGATCCGGGTGGTTTCGAGCAATTGATAGACAGAATTATCAAGCATTTGGAATCGGAAGCGATCGACTGCGGTGAAGACAAGATTAATATCCGCGTGACGGCCGGCATCTGTTCAGGTGCCGACAATCCTTATACGCATGCGGCCCTGGCCTTGGAGCGCGCCAGAATCGAACGTCGGGATTATTTGATATATACCGATCAGATGCAGATCAAATCGCACTACAAGGACAACATCCATTGGAGCCAGAAGATTCGCAGTGCCTTGGCCGACGGCCGTATCGTGCCTTTTTATCAACCTATCGTCGACAATCGCAGCGGCAAAGTCGTCAAATACGAAGCCCTGATGCGGATGATAGACGAAGACGGCAACGTGATTCCGCCCAGCTTTCTCGGGGTCGCAAAACGTACCCGGCAATATACCGCCTTGACTCGCACCATGATCGAACAAGTCGTGCAAGCCTTGCCCGACTCGGAGGAGGAGATGAGTATCAACCTAACGGTAGAGGATATTATCGATGCCAATACTGTGAGCTTTATTGCCGAGAAACTCTCTCAGCCCGGCGTCGGTTCGCGCATTGTGTTGGAGATCACCGAATCTGAAGGTATCGAAAGTTACGAGGACGTGCGCGAGTTTGTTAATCGTATGAAAGGCTATGGTTGTCAATTTGCCATAGATGATTTCGGCAGTGGCTATTCCAACTTCGTGCATTTATTGCGGTTAAAGATCGATTATTTAAAGATCGACGGCTCCATCATTATGAATATTATCGACAATCCCGATTCTGAAGTGATTGCTCGTGTCATCGTCGATGCTGCGCGACGCTTGGGCATGCGCACCGTTGCCGAGTTTGTGGGGAGTGCGGAGATCCAAGCCAAGGTCGTTGAGCTGGGTATCGATTTCTCGCAAGGTTTTTATCTAGGCAAGCCTGTACCTCAACCGCTGGGGACACCCCGCCATGATTGA
- a CDS encoding response regulator, translating to MNDICISNEKPKILIVDDVHENLHTLLNILRLDYAVMAATSGEKALEIARRAPAPNLILLDIKMPEMDGYQVLQALRGDSATAEIPVIFVTAAAEAGDDIKGMALGADDYLLKPVVPELLMARVRLHLELATYRKRYGRL from the coding sequence ATGAACGATATTTGTATTTCAAACGAAAAACCAAAAATTCTGATCGTCGATGATGTTCACGAAAACCTGCATACCTTGCTCAATATTTTGCGGCTAGATTATGCGGTGATGGCGGCTACTTCCGGTGAAAAAGCCCTGGAGATAGCCCGGCGCGCGCCAGCGCCTAATTTGATTTTGCTGGATATAAAAATGCCGGAAATGGACGGATACCAGGTGTTGCAAGCTCTGCGTGGTGATTCGGCAACGGCTGAAATCCCGGTCATTTTTGTCACTGCCGCGGCCGAAGCCGGCGATGATATTAAGGGTATGGCATTGGGCGCCGACGACTATTTACTCAAGCCAGTGGTGCCCGAGTTGCTTATGGCTCGGGTTAGACTGCATTTGGAGCTGGCCACCTATCGGAAACGCTATGGCAGACTATAA